Within Microbacterium proteolyticum, the genomic segment GACCGGCCTGTTCCTCCTCGAGGGCCCGCAAACCGCGCGCGAGGCTCTCGCCTGGGCGCCCGAGACGGTGCTCGAGTTGTACGCGACCCCCAGCGCCCTCGAGAAGCACGCGGACGTGCGCGAAGCCGCCGTCGACGCCGGTGTCGACCTGCAGTACACGACCGAGGCGGTTCTGGATGCCATGGCCGACACGGTCACCCCGCAGGGCATCGTCGCGGTGGCACGCCAGTCGCCGACCGCGCTCAAGGACATCTTGGCCGAGGGCCCGACTCTGCTCGCGATCTGCGAGGAGGTGCGCGATCCCGGCAACCTGGGCACGATCATCCGAGCGGCGGACGCCGCCGGTGCGGACGCGGTGATCCTCACCGGGCGCACCGTGGACCTCTACAACCCGAAGGTGGTGCGCTCGACCACGGGGTCGCTCTTCCACCTCCCGGTCGCCGTGGACCTCGAACTCGCCGATGTCGTCGCGCGCGTGCACGAGGCGGGGCTGCGCGTGGTCGCCGCCGACGTCGGAGGTGACGATTTCGTGGCATCGCGAGACTTGCTCAGCCGTCCGACGGCGTGGCTGTTCGGCAACGAGGCCCGCGGCCTCGACGAGACCGCGCTGGCGCACGCCGACCAGTCGCTGCGGCTGCCGATCTACGGGCGTGCGGAGTCGCTGAACCTCGCCACTGCCGCCAGCGTCTGTCTCTACGAGACGGCGTTCGCGCAGCGCGCCGGGTGATTCCGCTGTTACAGAACGGTTAAGGCGCGCGCCACGATGTGGTCGCTTTCTGATCGGTCTCATAGGGTGGGCGAATGGCATCCGTTCCCCCGGCGGGCCCCGAGCCCCTTGTCGTCCTGTCCGACGTGCAGAAGCACTACGGCCAATTCCAAGCGCTGAAAGACATCGATCTCACGGTCGATCGCGGCGAGGTCGTGGTCGTCATCGGCCCGTCCGGGTCGGGCAAATCGACCCTCTGCCGCACGATCAACCGTCTCGAGACGATCACCAGCGGCTCGATCACGATCGACGGCGACCCGCTGCCCGAAGAGGGCAAGGGCCTCGCGAAGCTGCGCGCCGACGTGGGCATGGTCTTCCAGTCGTTCAACCTCTTCGCCCATCTGACGATCCTCGAGAACGTCACGCTCGGCCCGATCAAGGTCCGCAAGATGAAGAAGGCGGATGCCGAGAAAGAGGCGCGCGCGCTCCTGGACCGCGTCGGCGTGGGCCACCAGGCCGACAAGCTGCCCGCGCAACTGTCCGGCGGTCAGCAGCAGCGCGTGGCCATCGCTCGTGCCCTGGCCATGAAGCCGAAGGTCATGCTGTTCGACGAGCCCACCTCGGCCCTCGACCCCGAGATGATCAACGAGGTGCTCGACGTCATGGTGGGGCTCGCCGCCGACGGGATGACCATGATCGTCGTGACCCACGAGATGGGATTCGCCCGCAAGGCCGCGAACCGGGTGGTGTTCATGGCCGACGGCCAGATCGTCGAGCAGGCCGCGCCCGAGCAGTTCTTCACGCGCCCGCAGTCCGATCGAGCGAAGGACTTCCTCTCGAAGCTCATCACCCACTGATCGCGCGCGGAACGACGGTGTTCCGCTGCCCGCACCGCCTCCGGCCGACCCGACGTGCCATCCCCCCGTATCCCCTCCGAACAGCACACGTAACCAAGGAGACATCACATGCGTAAATCTCGGCTTCTCGCGGGCGTCGGCGTCATCGCCGCCGGCCTGCTCGCTCTCACCGCCTGCAACAGCGGTACCCCCGGTTCGCCCGACGCCGGTTCCGGCGAGGGTTCCTCCGACGCCCCGGTGTGGGGCGAGGTCGCGTCGAACGTCACCATCGACGGCAGCACCACGTTCGAGAAGATCAGCTCGGCGGGTAAGGTCGTCATCGGTGTGAAGGAAGACCAGCCGGGCCTCGGCTACCTCGACCCCGTCACGGGGGAGCGCAAGGGCTTCGACGTCGACATCGCGCGGTGGATCGCCGCGTCCCTCGGCTACGACCCGGCGGACGAGTCCAAGGTCGAGTACAAGCCCATCGCATCGGCCAACCGCGAGCAGGCGCTGATCAACGGCGACATCGACTACTACGTCGGCACCTACTCGATCACCGACAAGCGCAAGGAGCAGATCTCCTTCGCCGGTCCGTACTTCCTCACCGGCCAGGGCCTGCTGGTGGCGGCCGACAATGACACGATCACCGGTAAGGACTCGCTCACCGCGGACACCACGGTGTGCTCGGTGACCGGCTCCACGCCGATCCAGCGCATCCGCGAGGAGACTCCCGCGAAGGTCGTCGAGTTCGACACGTACTCGCAGTGCGTCGAGAAGCTCAAGAACGGCGAAGTGGATGCCGTGACCACCGACGAGGCCATCCTCCTCGGCTACGCCGCGCAGGATCCCGACAACCTCAAGATCGCGGGCGAGCCCTTCAGCGAGGAGCGCTACGGCGTCGGCCTGGCCAAGGGTGACACGGCGTTCCAGGAGTTCGTGAACACGCTCTTCACCGATGGCGGGTCGACCTGGCAGGCGATCTTCGAGAAGAACCTCGGCGCCTCGGGCGTCGAAGGCAAGCAGCCCGCGGTCGACGCCGCCGGTTGAGCACACGGTGCGGGCGGCGTGACCGCGTCGCCCGCACGCTCGACCTCGTCGATCACGAGAAGACAGGAAGCAACCGGTGAATCAGATCTTCGACTACCCCGACCTGTGGGCGCAGGCGCTGTGGGGAACCGTCGTCCTCTTCCTGGGTGGAGGGGCGATCGCCATCGTGCTCGGGTTCGTCGTCGCGGCCATGCGCGTCTCGCCGGTACCGATCGCTCGTGCGGTCGGCGCGGTCTATGTGAACTGGATCCGCAACACCCCATTGACGCTCGTCCTGTTCTTCTTCGCGTTCTGCGTGCCGCTCCTCGTGGACGTGCCCCGCGGCTTCTTCCTGCCGCTGGCGGTCTGCGGCATCGGCATCTACACCGCGACCTACGTCGCCGAGACGATCCGGTCGGGGATCAACACGGTGCCCGTCGGGCAGGCCGAGGCCGCCCGGGCCCTGGGTCTCAGTTTCGGTCAGGTGATGACGCTGGTCGTCCTCCCGCAGGCGACCCGCTCCGTGATCCCCCCGATGGTGAGCGTGTTCATCGCCCTCCTGAAGAACACCACCGTCGCCTCGGGCTTCTCGGTCGTCAACCTCGGCAACATCCGCGCCAACATGAGTGAGAACGGCGAGAACCAGCTGGTGACGATCGTCCTGGTCATGGTCATCTTCGTCCTGCTCGTGCTGGTGCTCTCGGCTCTGCAGAACGCCGCTGAGAAGAAGTGGAAGGTGGCCCGATGAGCTCCTCCGTCCTCTACGACCTCCCCGGCCCGCGCGCCCGCGTGCGCAACCGACTCCTCGGTGCGCTCACCCTCGTGGTGGTCGCGGGGATCATCGGTTTCGTCGTGTGGCGGTTCATCGATACCGGACAGTTCTCCGCGACGAAGTGGAACGTCTTCACCTACACCGCGATCTGGGTGCGCTTCGGCGAAGCCACCCTCGCCACCCTGTCGGCCTTCGCGGCCGCGGCGGTCGGCGCCTTGGTGCTCGGATTCGTCCTCGCGATCGGTCGTCTGTCCGACCACGCCTGGGTTCGCATCCCGGTCGGCTGGATCGTCGAGATCCTCCGCGCCGTGCCCGTGCTGGTCTTCATGCTCCTGCTCTACTACGGTCTGCCCGTCATCGGCATCCGCCTCTCGCCCTACTGGGCCGTCGTGATCGCTCTCATCGCGTACAACGGGTCGGTTCTGTCCGAGGTCATCCGGGCCGGCGTCGAGTCGCTGCCGCGCGGTCAGAGCGAGGCCGGTTACGCCCTGGGCCTTCGCAAGTCCAACGTGATGCGTCTGATCCTCCTGCCCCAGGCCATCCGGGCGATGCTGCCGGTGATCATCGCGCAGCTCGTGGTGACGCTGAAGGACACGGCGCTCGGCTTCATCATCACCTACCCCGAACTGCTGTACTTCGCGCGGCAGCTCGGCTCGAACGGCGAGTACGGCTCGCCGCTCATCCCCGCGGCCATGATCGCGAGCGTGATCTACGTCGCCATGTGCCTGGCGCTGTCGTACGCCGCGCACCGCGTCGAGATCGGCCTGCGCCGTTCGCCGCGCGCAGCGCGTGTCGCGGGCGCCGAGCCTCCCGGCCAGACCGGCACCGACACCGAGCTCATCGTCGCGCAGCGCGGGGCGGGCAAGAACGACCCCGGTTCGGCGGCCTGACGCGCCCGCCGTCTCGACAGACGGGCGGGGGAGCATCCCCGCCCGTCGGTAGACTCGGTTCTCGTGTCCGACGCACCTGAGATCACCCCCGAGGCCGTCGCCTCCGCCGTCGATGCCGCGCTCGCCGCGGTCGCCGGCGCCGCGACCACGGCCGACCTGAAGGCCGCCCGCTCCGCCCACGCGGGGGAGCAGTCGCCGCTATCGCGACTGAACGCCCGCCTGCGTGACGTCGCCCCCGAGAACAAGGCCGCCTTCGGCAAGCTCGTCGGACAGGCGCGCGGCCGGGTGAATCAGGCGTTCGCGGTCCGTGAGGGCGAGCTCGCCGAGGCGGAGACCGCGGCGCGGTTGGAGGCGGAGCGCGTCGACGTCACGGCATTGCCGCAGCGTGCGCGGGTGGGCGCGCGTCATCCCATCTCGCTCCTGCAGGAGCAGGTGTCCGACATCTTCGTCGGAATGGGATGGGAGATCGCGGAGGGTCCCGAGCTCGAGCACGAGTGGTTCAACTTCGACGCGCTGAACTTCGACGTCGACCACCCGGCGCGGCAGATGCAGGACACGTTCTTCGTCGACCCCGTCGCCCGACACCTGGTGATGCGCACGCACACGAGCCCGGTGCAGGTGCGATCGATGCTCGAACGCGACCTCCCGATCTACGTCCTGTGCCCGGGGCGGGTCTACCGCACCGATGAGTTCGACGCGACGCACCTCCCCGTCTTCACGCAGTTCGAAGGTCTCGTTATCGACAAGGGCATCACGATGGCCCACCTCAAGGGCACCCTCGACCACGCCGCCCGCGTGCTCTTCGGGCCCGAGGCGAAGACCCGGTTCCGAGCCAACTTCTTCCCGTTCACCGAGCCGAGCGCCGAGCTCGACCTGTGGCACCCGACCTTCAAGGGCGGGGCGCGATGGATCGAGTGGGGCGGCTGCGGAATGGTGAACCCCAACGTCCTGCGCGCCGCGGGGATCGATCCCGAGGAGTACTCGGGCTTCGCCTTCGGCATGGGCATCGAGCGCACGCTCATGTTCCGCAGCGACGTCCAAGACATGCGCGACATGGCCGAGGGCGATGTCCGTTTCAGCGAGCAGTTCGGAATGGTGGTCTGATGCGCGTCCCGCTCTCCTGGTTGCGCGAGTACGTCGACGTGCCGGCGGATGCCGCACCGGACGACGTCCTGGCGGCCCTGGTGTCGGTCGGTTTCGAAGAAGAGGACGTGCACCGCTTCGAACTGTCCGGTCCCGTCGTCGTCGGCGAGGTGAAGGAGTTCACCCCCGAACCGCAGTCCAACGGCAAGACGATCCGGTGGTGCCAGGTCGACGTCGGCGAGGAGCACGGCGGCATCCGCGGCATCGTCTGCGGAGCCGGCAACTTCTTCGAGGGCGACAAGGTCGTCGTGACGCTTCCGGGTTCGGTCCTTCCCGGACCCTTCCCGATCGCCGCGCGCAAGACGTACGGTCACGTGTCCGACGGCATGATCGCGTCCGCCAAGGAACTGGGGCTCGGCAGCGAGCATTCCGGCATCCTGCGTCTGGTCGAGCTCGGCATCGACGCCCCGGTGGGAACCGACGCCATCGCGCTGCTCGGGCTCGACGACGTCGCCGTCGAGATCAACGTCACGCCCGACCGGGGGTATGCCCTCTCTCTGCGCGGTGTCGCCCGCGAGTACTCGCACGCGACCGGTGCCGCCTTCCGCGACCCGGGCGCCGGCCACGACGCCGCGCGTGAGCGCACGCCCGACGGGTTCCCGATCTCCGTCGACGACGCCGCGCCGATCCGCGGACGCGTCGGGGCGAGCCAGTTCGTCGCGCGCATCGTGCGCGATGTGGACCCGTCGCGCCCCACGCCGCCGTGGATGATCACGCGCCTGTCCCTGGCCGGCATCCGATCGCTCGGTGTCCTGATCGACATCACCAACTACGTGATGCTCGAACTCGGCCAGCCGATCCACGGCTACGACCTCGACCGCCTGCAGGGTGGCATCACGGTCCGCCGTGCGACCGCGGGCGAGAAGCTCGAGACCCTGGACGGTCAGGTTCGCACCCTTCACGTCGAAGACCTCGTCATCACGGACGAGTCCGGCCCGATCGGTCTCGCCGGCGTCATGGGCGGCGGTCCGACCGAGATGAGCGATGCGACCCGCAACGTGCTCATCGAGGCGGCCACGTTCGACCAGGTCTCGATCGCGCGGACCGCGCGTCGTCACAAGCTGCCTTCCGAGGCGTCGCGACGCTTCGAGCGCGGCGTCGACCCGCTCGTCGCCTTCGTCGCCGCCGAGCGCGTGGCGACCCTCATGGTGGAGCTGGCCGGTGGCACGCTCGACACCTCCCTCGGGGGCTCGCTCGCGGAGAGCTACACCCGAGAGGCGATCGCGCTGCCCCGGGAGTTCGTCCCGGGTCTCATCGGCGTCGAGTACACCGACGACGAGACGGAGCGCGCCCTGCGCCTCATCGGTGCGACGGTCGACCGGAGCGAGAGCGGATGGAGCGTCGTACCCCCGTCGTGGCGCCCCGACCTCACCGACAAGTGGACGCTCGCCGAAGAGGTGGCCCGTATCGAGGGCTACGACCGCATCCCGTCGGTGCTCCCGACCCCTCCCTCGGGCCGCGGGCTCACCCTCGCTCAGCAGGGGCGCCGGCGCGTCGCGAACGCTTTGGCTGCGGCGGGGTTCGTCGAGACGCCGTCGTTCCCCTTCACCACTTCCGAGCAGAACGATCTGCACGGATCGCCGTCGGGAGAAACGCTGCCGAGCGTGAAACTCGCCAACCCGCTCGACGGGCTGGCGCCGTTCCTGCGCCGCTCGCTCGTGCCCGGTCTACTGCAGGTCGCCCACCGCAACCTCTCGCGGGGCATCGTCGATCTCGCCCTGTTCGAGACGGGCACCGTCTTCCTGCCGAAGCCGGGGGTGCAGTACGGCACGTCCTCGGTCCCTCCGCTCGCGGTGCGGCCGGATGCCGCGACGTTGACGGCACTCGACGCGTCGATCCCGCCGCAGCGTCGGCACGTCGCCGTGCTGCTGACGGGGAACCTCGTCGCCAAGCAGCCGGGGCAGGCGGCCGTCGCGGCCGACCTCGCCGACGCGGTCGACGCGGTCCGCGTGCTCGCCGGAGCAGCCGGCGTCGACGTGGAACTGGTCCAGGCACAGCGTGCGGCGCTGCATCCGGGCCGGACGGCGCGGGTTCTGGTCGCGGGTGTCGACGTGGGCTACGTCGGTGAGCTGCTGCCTGCCGTGGCCGCCGCGGCCGATCTCCCGGGGCGCGTGCTGGTGGCGGAACTCGACCTCGATGCGCTTCTCGAGCGCGCGCAGTCGCGGGTGGTCGCGGCATCCCTGTCCGGCTTCCCGGCGGCCACGCAGGACGTGTCGGTCGTCGTGCCGGTCGAGGCCGCCGCGGGCGAGGTGCGGACTGCGCTGCTCGAGGGCGGTGCGCCGCTGATCGAGGGCGTGCGGCTGGTCGATGACTACCGCGGGCCCGGCGTCGCGGACGGAACGAAGAGCCTGACGTTCGCCCTGCGTTTCCGTGCGGCGGATCGGACGCTGACGGCGGCCGAAGCGACGGAGGCCAAGATGAGTGGCGTCGCGGTGGCGGCGGAGCGTTTCGGCGCCGCCATCCGGGACGGCGAGGCGAGCGTCTGATCCGCTTCGGGCGGGCGCTGTTCGGGGGAGCCCGGAAAAGTGCCTGCCCTCATCGCCGACGAGGGGGCAGTCGGAAGTGGTCGGCGATGAGGGCAGGTGTCATGAGCATACCCCCAATTTGTCCCCCATATGGGGGACAAGCTGAAAGAAGTCGATGCGTCTTCTTTTCGCCGGCCCGGACGGGCGTCCCGCGCGGCGGATTTGCTCCGGCCCGGCCGCGGCGGATACCCTCGCGGAATGTCGTCGATCGTCGTCCGCAACGAGGAGCTCTCCGTGAGCACCGTTGCCGTGCGTCGACGTCGGGCCGCACGCCGAGTTTCGGCGACCTCGTAACCCGCCGTCGGTCGGGCATACGGGCGTCGCCGCCCCGGTTCACGCTGATCACAGCCACAGCCCCGACTTCTAAGGTGGATCCATGACCCTCTCGGTCGCCGTCTCCGGCGCCTCCGGCTATGCGGGCGGCGAGATCCTTCGCCTGCTCGCCGATCATCCCGACATCGAGATCCGCACCGTCACGGCGCACGCGAACGCGGGCCAGGCGCTCATCTCCCACCAGCCGCACCTGCGTTCGCTCGCGCACCTCGAGCTCCAGGCCACGACTCCGGAGGTGCTCGCCGGGCACGACGTGGTCTTCCTCGCGCTGCCGCACGGTCAGTCGGCCCAGTACACCGAAGCCCTCCGCGACACCCCGCTCGTGATCGACGCGGGAGCCGATCATCGGCTCACCTCCGCCGCCGACTGGGCGGCCTTCTACGGCGGCGAACACCCCGAGCCGTGGGCGTACGGCGTTCCCGAACTCCCGATCGCCGGCGGCAAGCAGCGAGACCTTCTGCGCGGCGCCGCGCGGATCGCCGCTCCGGGGTGCAACGCCTCCACCGTCGCCCTCTCTCTGGCGCCCGGTGTCGCCGCCGGGGTCATCGATCCGGGCGACATCGTGTCCGTGCTGGCGGTCGGGCCGAGCGGCGCCGGCAAATCGGCCAAGGTGAACCTCCTCGCGAGCGAGATCCTCGGCACGGCGAACCCCTACGCGGTCGGCGGCACCCACCGGCACATTCCCGAGATCCGGCAGGCTCTGGCCGCCGCGGGCGCTCCGGCCGACGGCATCCGGGTCTCGTTCACGCCCGTGCTCGTGCCGATGGCGCGCGGCATCCTGGCGACCTCGTCCGCTCCGATCCGCTCCGGGGTCTCGGATGCCGAGATCCGAGCCGCGTGGGAGGACGCCTACGCGGGTGAGCCGTTCGTCGAGGTCCTGCCCGAGGGGACGTTCCCGCGGACGGCCGACGTGCTCGGCGCGAACGTCGCGTCGCTCGGACTCGCGATCGACCGCGCGGCGAACCGGGTCGTGGTCGTCGCCGCCGTCGACAATCTGGTCAAGGGAACCGCGGGCGCCGCGGTGCAGTCCCTCAACATCGCGCTGGGTCTTCCCGAGACCACGGCCCTTCCCCTGAACGGAGTCGCCCCGTGAGCGTGACCGTCCCCGCAGGATTCGAAGCGGCCGGCGTCGCCGTGGGGCTGAAGTCCACCGGCGCGCGTGATGTCGCCGTCGTCGTCAACCGCGGTCCGCAGAAGGTCGGGGCGGCCGTCTTCACCTCCAACCGGGCCAAGGCCAACCCGATCCTGTGGTCGGAGCAGGTCGTGAAGGACGGTGTCGTGGAGGCCGTCGTGCTCAACTCCGGCGGAGCGAACTGCTTCACCGGGTCTTTCGGTTTCCAGACCACCCACCAGACCGCCGAGCGGGCGGCCGAGCTGCTGGGCGTCGGTGCGGGCGACGTCGTGGTCTGCTCGACGGGTCTCATCGGCACCGGCGACGAGGTCTTCCGCGCCAAGGTGCTCGACGGGGTCGAGAAGGGCGTCGCGGCGCTGTCGGTCGACGGCGGCGAGGACGCGTCTCTCGCGATCATGACGACCGACTCCCGTCCCAAGCGTGCGGCGCACGTCGGAGAAGGTTGGAGCATCGGCGGGATGGCGAAGGGCGCCGGCATGCTCGCGCCCGGGCTCGCGACGATGCTCGTCGTGCTGACCACCGACGTGGTGCTGGACGCGTCCGAGGCCGATGCCGCGCTGCGTGCGGCGACGCGGGTGAGTTTCGACCGTCTCGACTCCGACGGCTGCATGTCGACCAACGACCAGGTCACCCTCCTGTCGAGCGGGGCCAGCGGCATCCGGGTGGATGCCGACGAGTTCGCCGCCGCCCTGACCGCGGTGTGCGACGATCTCGCCGCTCAGCTGCAGAGCGACGCCGAGGGTGCCAGCCACGACATCACCATCCGGGTCGTCGGCGCCGTGACCGAGGACGACGCCGTCGAGGTGGGACGCTCGATAGCCCGGAACAACCTCTTCAAGGCCGCCATCTTCGGCAACGACCCGAACTGGGGCCGCGTGCTCGCCGCCATCGGCACCACGCGGGCCGCGTTCGACCCGTACGACGTCGACGTGTGGATGAACGGGATGCGCGTGTGCTCGGCGGGCGGCCCGGACCGCCCGCGCGAGGAGGTCGACCTCACCCCCCGCGCGACCGATCTCGTCGTCGACCTCCGCGTCGGCGACGCCGCGGCCACGATCCGCACCAACGACCTCACCCACGACTACGTCCACGAGAACAGCGCCTACGCCTCATGAGCGATATCGATATCCAGGACACAGATCCGGCCGCGGCGAGCGAACGGGCGGTGACTCTCGTCGAATCGCTGCCGTGGGTGCGCAAGTACCGCGACCAGGTGGTGGTGGTGAAGTACGGCGGCAACGCCATGGTCAGCGATGAACTGCAGGACGCCTTCGCGGCCGACATCGCCTACCTCCGTTACGTCGGGGTGAAGCCGGTCGTCGTGCACGGCGGCGGTCCGCAGATCTCGTCGATGCTCGACCGGCTCGACATCCCGAGCGAGTTCCGCGGCGGTTACCGGGTGACCTCCACCGAGGCGATCGGGGTCGTGCGCATGGTCCTGACGGGTCAGATCAACCCGCAGCTGGTCGCCAAGGTCAACGCGCACGGGCCGCTCGCGACGGGCCTCAGCGGAGAGGATGCCGGACTCTTCGGCGGTCGTCGCCGCGGCGTCGTGGTGGACGGCGTCGAGCACGACCTCGGGCGGGTGGGCGACGTCGTGACCGTCGACCCGCAGCCCGTGCTCGACCATCTCGCGGCCGGGCGAGTGCCGATCGTCTCCTCGATCGCACCCGACCTCGACAATCCGGGCGCATCGCTCAACGTCAACGCGGATGCCGCAGCCGCGGCCCTCGCGGTGGCGCTGAACGCGAAGAAGCTGGTCGTGCTGACGGACGTCCCCGGCCTGTACGCCGACTGGCCGAACCGCGACTCGCTCGTCTCGCACCTGACCTCGACGGAGTTGCGCGCGATGGTGCCGACACTCGAGTCGGGGATGATCCCGAAGATGCAGGCGTGCCTCGACGCCGTCGACGGGGGAGTGCCCACGGCCGCGATCATCGACGGCCGCGTGCCGCACTCGGTGCTCGTCGAACTGTTCACCAGCAAAGGAATCGGAACGGAGGTGGTCGCGTGAACGCGGACACGACACAGGAATCCCACGGCTCGCGCGGCCCGTCCTGGCAGGAGGATGCCGGGCGCGACCTCGTGCGCAGCTTCGGCGACCGCATGGCGCTGTTCGTGCGCGGTGAGGGTGCCTACGTCTGGGACGACGGCGGCAAGAAGTACCTCGACTTCCTCGCCGGCATCGCGGTCGACGCGCTCGGCCACGCCCATCCGGCGTTCGTCGAGGCGGTGTCGACGCAGGCGGCGACCCTCGCACACGTCTCCAACTACTTCGCCACGCCCCCGCAGTTGGCGCTCGCCGCGCGGCTGAAGCGACTCGCGGGCACCGGGGAGTCCGGCCGCGTGTACTTCGCCAACTCGGGCGCCGAAGCGAACGAGGCGGCGTTCAAGCTGGCCCGGCTGCACGGGCGCGGCACCGACCGCACCCGCATCCTGACGCTCCAGGGCGGTTTCCACGGACGCACCATGGGTGCTCTCGCGCTCACCGGCAAGCCCGCCCTCCAGGCCGACTTCCTGCCGATGGTGCCCGGCGTCGAGCACATCGAGGCGACGGTCGAAGCCCTCGAGGCGGCGGTCGACGAGCGCGTCGCCGCGTTCATCGTCGAGCCCATCCAGGGCGAGGCCGGTGTGGTCGAACTCCCCGAGGGGTACCTCGAGGCGGCGCGCGAGATCACGGCCCGCCACGGCGCGTTGCTGATCGTCGACGAGATCCAGACGGGCGCGGGTCGTACCGGTGCCTGGTTCGCCTTCCAGCACGCGGGAATCGTCCCGGATGCCATCACGGTCGCCAAGGGCATCGGCGGCGGGTTCCCGATCGGCGCGCTCATTACATTCGGGGCGGCCAGCGACCTGTTCTTCCCGGGCACCCACGGCTCGACGTTCGGCGGCAATGCGCTGGGAACCGCCGTCGCCGGTGCCGTCCTGCAGGAGATCGAGTCGGCCGGTCTCGTCGACAACGCCGCGCGGCGCGAAGCACAGCTCCGTGAGGGGATCGCGGGCCTGGCGTCGCCGCTGGTCGCCGGCGTGCGCGGACGCGGGCTGCTGCTCGGCGTCGCGCTGGCCCACCCGGTCGCGAAGGCCGTCGTGGCGGCTGCGCAGGAGCACGGGCTGATCATCAACGCCGCCAATGACGAGACCATCCGTCTCGCCCCGCCGCTGATCATCGGGGATGCCGAGATCGCGGAGTTCCTCGCGCTGTTCCGCGCGTCGTTGGCCACGGTGGCCGACGCCCTCATCATCGACGAGTCCGCCGATCGGGCGGCCGAAGGAGTACCCGCGTGACCCGCCACCTGCTGCGCGACGACGACCTCACCCCTGCCGAGCAGGGCGAGATCCTCGACCTCGCCCTCG encodes:
- a CDS encoding TrmH family RNA methyltransferase is translated as MLENPRSPRVRAVAKLSKRAARQETGLFLLEGPQTAREALAWAPETVLELYATPSALEKHADVREAAVDAGVDLQYTTEAVLDAMADTVTPQGIVAVARQSPTALKDILAEGPTLLAICEEVRDPGNLGTIIRAADAAGADAVILTGRTVDLYNPKVVRSTTGSLFHLPVAVDLELADVVARVHEAGLRVVAADVGGDDFVASRDLLSRPTAWLFGNEARGLDETALAHADQSLRLPIYGRAESLNLATAASVCLYETAFAQRAG
- a CDS encoding amino acid ABC transporter ATP-binding protein; protein product: MASVPPAGPEPLVVLSDVQKHYGQFQALKDIDLTVDRGEVVVVIGPSGSGKSTLCRTINRLETITSGSITIDGDPLPEEGKGLAKLRADVGMVFQSFNLFAHLTILENVTLGPIKVRKMKKADAEKEARALLDRVGVGHQADKLPAQLSGGQQQRVAIARALAMKPKVMLFDEPTSALDPEMINEVLDVMVGLAADGMTMIVVTHEMGFARKAANRVVFMADGQIVEQAAPEQFFTRPQSDRAKDFLSKLITH
- a CDS encoding glutamate ABC transporter substrate-binding protein, translating into MRKSRLLAGVGVIAAGLLALTACNSGTPGSPDAGSGEGSSDAPVWGEVASNVTIDGSTTFEKISSAGKVVIGVKEDQPGLGYLDPVTGERKGFDVDIARWIAASLGYDPADESKVEYKPIASANREQALINGDIDYYVGTYSITDKRKEQISFAGPYFLTGQGLLVAADNDTITGKDSLTADTTVCSVTGSTPIQRIREETPAKVVEFDTYSQCVEKLKNGEVDAVTTDEAILLGYAAQDPDNLKIAGEPFSEERYGVGLAKGDTAFQEFVNTLFTDGGSTWQAIFEKNLGASGVEGKQPAVDAAG
- a CDS encoding amino acid ABC transporter permease, which gives rise to MNQIFDYPDLWAQALWGTVVLFLGGGAIAIVLGFVVAAMRVSPVPIARAVGAVYVNWIRNTPLTLVLFFFAFCVPLLVDVPRGFFLPLAVCGIGIYTATYVAETIRSGINTVPVGQAEAARALGLSFGQVMTLVVLPQATRSVIPPMVSVFIALLKNTTVASGFSVVNLGNIRANMSENGENQLVTIVLVMVIFVLLVLVLSALQNAAEKKWKVAR
- a CDS encoding amino acid ABC transporter permease gives rise to the protein MSSSVLYDLPGPRARVRNRLLGALTLVVVAGIIGFVVWRFIDTGQFSATKWNVFTYTAIWVRFGEATLATLSAFAAAAVGALVLGFVLAIGRLSDHAWVRIPVGWIVEILRAVPVLVFMLLLYYGLPVIGIRLSPYWAVVIALIAYNGSVLSEVIRAGVESLPRGQSEAGYALGLRKSNVMRLILLPQAIRAMLPVIIAQLVVTLKDTALGFIITYPELLYFARQLGSNGEYGSPLIPAAMIASVIYVAMCLALSYAAHRVEIGLRRSPRAARVAGAEPPGQTGTDTELIVAQRGAGKNDPGSAA
- the pheS gene encoding phenylalanine--tRNA ligase subunit alpha, which translates into the protein MSDAPEITPEAVASAVDAALAAVAGAATTADLKAARSAHAGEQSPLSRLNARLRDVAPENKAAFGKLVGQARGRVNQAFAVREGELAEAETAARLEAERVDVTALPQRARVGARHPISLLQEQVSDIFVGMGWEIAEGPELEHEWFNFDALNFDVDHPARQMQDTFFVDPVARHLVMRTHTSPVQVRSMLERDLPIYVLCPGRVYRTDEFDATHLPVFTQFEGLVIDKGITMAHLKGTLDHAARVLFGPEAKTRFRANFFPFTEPSAELDLWHPTFKGGARWIEWGGCGMVNPNVLRAAGIDPEEYSGFAFGMGIERTLMFRSDVQDMRDMAEGDVRFSEQFGMVV
- the pheT gene encoding phenylalanine--tRNA ligase subunit beta, giving the protein MRVPLSWLREYVDVPADAAPDDVLAALVSVGFEEEDVHRFELSGPVVVGEVKEFTPEPQSNGKTIRWCQVDVGEEHGGIRGIVCGAGNFFEGDKVVVTLPGSVLPGPFPIAARKTYGHVSDGMIASAKELGLGSEHSGILRLVELGIDAPVGTDAIALLGLDDVAVEINVTPDRGYALSLRGVAREYSHATGAAFRDPGAGHDAARERTPDGFPISVDDAAPIRGRVGASQFVARIVRDVDPSRPTPPWMITRLSLAGIRSLGVLIDITNYVMLELGQPIHGYDLDRLQGGITVRRATAGEKLETLDGQVRTLHVEDLVITDESGPIGLAGVMGGGPTEMSDATRNVLIEAATFDQVSIARTARRHKLPSEASRRFERGVDPLVAFVAAERVATLMVELAGGTLDTSLGGSLAESYTREAIALPREFVPGLIGVEYTDDETERALRLIGATVDRSESGWSVVPPSWRPDLTDKWTLAEEVARIEGYDRIPSVLPTPPSGRGLTLAQQGRRRVANALAAAGFVETPSFPFTTSEQNDLHGSPSGETLPSVKLANPLDGLAPFLRRSLVPGLLQVAHRNLSRGIVDLALFETGTVFLPKPGVQYGTSSVPPLAVRPDAATLTALDASIPPQRRHVAVLLTGNLVAKQPGQAAVAADLADAVDAVRVLAGAAGVDVELVQAQRAALHPGRTARVLVAGVDVGYVGELLPAVAAAADLPGRVLVAELDLDALLERAQSRVVAASLSGFPAATQDVSVVVPVEAAAGEVRTALLEGGAPLIEGVRLVDDYRGPGVADGTKSLTFALRFRAADRTLTAAEATEAKMSGVAVAAERFGAAIRDGEASV